The following are from one region of the Advenella mimigardefordensis DPN7 genome:
- a CDS encoding DUF1428 domain-containing protein, with translation MKYVDGFVAAVPNAKREEYIKHATMAAEIFKELGALSVVECWGDEVPEGKLTSFPMAVQCKPDETVVFAWITWPSKEVHDVGMKKMMEDPRMQPDANPAPFDGKRMIYGGFIPVLSV, from the coding sequence ATGAAATATGTCGATGGTTTTGTTGCTGCGGTGCCGAACGCCAAACGTGAGGAATATATTAAACATGCCACCATGGCTGCGGAGATTTTCAAGGAGCTGGGTGCATTGAGTGTAGTCGAGTGCTGGGGAGACGAGGTGCCAGAGGGCAAGCTCACTTCCTTTCCCATGGCGGTGCAATGCAAGCCCGATGAAACAGTGGTGTTTGCGTGGATTACCTGGCCTTCCAAAGAGGTACACGATGTGGGCATGAAGAAGATGATGGAAGATCCACGGATGCAGCCTGACGCCAATCCTGCGCCGTTCGATGGCAAGCGCATGATATACGGCGGGTTCATTCCGGTGCTGAGTGTATAG
- a CDS encoding VOC family protein — MNPQDKNGKLDYIEFTVSDIARSCSFYADAFGWTFKDYGPHYSEFTDGRFTGGFAQGEPISPGGPLVILYADDLAQMQARIERAGGRIVKPVFAFPGGRRFHFADPDGHELAVWSDQAE; from the coding sequence ATGAACCCTCAGGACAAAAACGGGAAGCTCGACTATATTGAGTTTACCGTCAGCGACATCGCCCGTTCATGCTCGTTTTATGCCGACGCTTTTGGCTGGACCTTCAAGGACTATGGCCCTCATTACAGCGAATTCACCGACGGCCGTTTCACGGGTGGCTTCGCCCAGGGCGAGCCCATCAGCCCCGGCGGCCCCCTGGTCATACTATATGCGGATGATCTGGCGCAAATGCAGGCACGTATCGAGCGCGCCGGAGGCCGGATTGTTAAACCCGTGTTCGCGTTTCCTGGCGGGCGGCGTTTTCATTTTGCCGACCCGGATGGTCATGAGCTTGCCGTTTGGTCGGATCAGGCGGAGTAA
- a CDS encoding DUF3540 domain-containing protein — MLVTRPQLPAYDPIQLVGQVLSIDNGICTVHCDGANWHCTRALSCLVEPQIGDEVLISGPDRDRVFLLAIIARPENTTVTLSVTGDMAIRSEAGAVSVHSAKLTHIHSDQAVKLTAPSHEQENDSAIMKIGQMNYLGKKLDAVVGSTDFFSNVIGLMSDSFKSVARLCFRHVKEVDHVRAQTIDYEAEKLTRVHGGYTTLTAQEVMKINGDQIHMS; from the coding sequence ATGCTGGTGACCCGCCCTCAACTACCGGCCTACGATCCGATACAGCTCGTGGGCCAGGTCCTCAGTATTGATAATGGCATTTGTACGGTACACTGCGACGGTGCCAACTGGCATTGCACCCGGGCGCTCAGTTGTCTGGTCGAACCGCAAATCGGAGATGAAGTCCTGATCAGCGGTCCGGATCGCGATCGCGTTTTCTTGCTTGCCATCATTGCCCGCCCTGAAAACACGACCGTCACACTCTCGGTAACCGGGGATATGGCGATCCGCAGCGAAGCGGGCGCCGTGAGCGTGCATTCAGCAAAGCTGACCCATATCCACAGTGATCAGGCGGTCAAGCTGACTGCTCCAAGCCATGAGCAGGAAAACGATTCGGCCATCATGAAGATAGGCCAGATGAACTATCTGGGAAAAAAACTCGACGCCGTCGTCGGCAGCACAGACTTTTTCTCGAATGTGATCGGACTGATGTCGGACAGCTTCAAAAGCGTGGCGCGGCTTTGTTTCCGACATGTCAAGGAAGTCGATCACGTCAGGGCACAGACCATCGACTACGAAGCAGAGAAACTGACCCGGGTACATGGTGGCTATACCACCCTGACCGCACAGGAAGTCATGAAAATCAACGGCGATCAGATTCACATGAGTTGA